A portion of the Suricata suricatta isolate VVHF042 chromosome 11, meerkat_22Aug2017_6uvM2_HiC, whole genome shotgun sequence genome contains these proteins:
- the RELT gene encoding tumor necrosis factor receptor superfamily member 19L isoform X3 — protein MNSGSSSHTKSIPGDRNQSPCLQRRPLKLREGATHYLLPQELVHRAMCNGRGRPVSSCFPAILASGGFGRSTGPRATGWETQGPASHPLLQAGDSWGLRMKQSLPHWPLSCLFVLLRWPLATPTSANPWRCPPGEEPSLDLGQGTLCRSCPPGTFSASWGPGPCQPHSRCSPRGRLEAQAGTATQDTLCGDCQPGWFATSGVPRASCQPCSWTPLGTRSCYERGRRARRGVEVAAGARSTGDTRQPGNGTRAGGPEETAAQYAVIAIVPVFCLMGLLGILVCNLLKRKGYHCTAHKELGPGPGGGGSGINPAYRAEDANEDTIGVLVRLITEKKENAAALEELLKEYHSKQLVQTSHRPIPRLPPGPPSIPHVCPHRHHLHTVQGLASLSGPCCSRCSQKKWPEVLLSPEAAAATTPTPRLLPNPVRAPKAGAKAGRQGEITILSVGRFRVARIPEQRSSLAASEVKTITEAGPSGGDLPGSPQPGLPTEQQALLGNGGSHTKWLKPPAENKAEENRYVVRLNESNLVI, from the exons ATGAACTCTGGATCTTCCAGCCACACCAAGAG CATCCCCGGGGACAGGAACCAGAGCCCTTGTTTGCAGAGGAGACCCCTGAAGCTCAGGGAgg GTGCCACTCACTACCTTCTGCCGCAGGAGCTGGTACACAGGGCAATGTGCAA TGGCCGAGGAAGGCCTGTGTCCAGCTGTTTCCCGGCAATTCTAGCCTCTGGAGGCTTCGGGAGGTCCACAGGCCCTAGAGCCACCGGCTGGGAAACACAAGggcctgcctcccaccctctgctCCAG GCTGGTGACTCCTGGGGCCTGAGGATGAAGCAGAGCctgccacactggcctctgtCCTGCCTTTTCGTG CTGCTGCGCTGGCCTCTGGCCACTCCAACATCAGCGAACCCTTGGCGGTGCCCACCTGGGGAGGAGCCCAGCCTG GACCTGGGGCAGGGCACATTATGCAGGTCGTGTCCCCCCGGCACTTTCTCTGCTTCGTGGGGCCCTGGCCCGTGCCAGCCCCACTCTCGCTGCAGCCCTCgagggaggctggaggcccaggcAGGCACAGCGACTCAAGACACCCTATGTGGAGACTGCCAGCCTGG gtGGTTTGCCACTTCGGGGGTCCCCCGTGCCTCCTGTCAGCCGTGCTCCTGGACACCTCTGGGTACTCGCAGCTGTTATG AGCGGGGACGGCGGGCCCGACGTGGTGTGGAGGTGGCAGCAGGGGCCAGGAGCACTGGGGATACGCGGCAGCCTGGGAACGGCACGCGGGCAGGTGGCCCTGAGGAGACAGCTGCCCAGTATGCGGTTATTGCCATCGTGCCTGTCTTCTGCCTCATGGGGCTGCTGGGCATCCTGGTGTGCAACCTGCTCAAGCGGAAAGGCTACCACTGCACGGCCCACAAGGAGCTTGGGCCCGGCCCTGGAGGTGGAGGCAGCG GGATCAACCCCGCCTACCGGGCTGAGGATGCCAATGAGGACACCATTGGGGTCCTAGTACGCCTGATCACGGAGAAGAAAG AGAACGCTGCGGCCCTGGAGGAGCTGCTGAAGGAGTATCACAGCAAACAGCTGGTGCAGACCAGCCACAGGCCCATACCCAG GCTGCCGCCAGGTCCCCCCAGCATCCCACACGTCTGTCCGCATCGCCACCACCTCCACACCGTGCAGGGCCTGGCTTCACTGTCTGGCCCCTGCTGCTCCCGCTGTAGCCAGAAGAAGTGGCCCGAGGTGCTGCTGTCCCCTGAGGCTGCAGCTGCCACTACTCCCACTCCCAGACTCCTGCCCAACCCTGTCAGGGCTCCCAAGGCCGGGGCCAAGGCAGGACGCCAGGGCGAGATCACCATCCTGTCTGTGGGCAG GTTCCGAGTGGCCCGAATTCCTGAGCAACGGTCAAGTTTGGCAGCCTCTGAGGTGAAGACTATCACGGAGGCTGGGCCTTCAGGGGGTGATCTCCCTGGCTCCCCACAACCTGGCCTCCCCACTGAGCAGCAGGCACTGCTGGGAAATGGCGGAAGCCATACCAAATGGCTGAAGCCCCCAGCAGAGAACAAGGCTGAG GAGAATCGCTATGTGGTCCGGCTAAATGAGAGCAACCTGGTCATCTGA
- the RELT gene encoding tumor necrosis factor receptor superfamily member 19L isoform X1, producing the protein MNSGSSSHTKSIPGDRNQSPCLQRRPLKLREACPGLPASYRCHSLPSAAGAGTQGNVQAGDSWGLRMKQSLPHWPLSCLFVLLRWPLATPTSANPWRCPPGEEPSLDLGQGTLCRSCPPGTFSASWGPGPCQPHSRCSPRGRLEAQAGTATQDTLCGDCQPGWFATSGVPRASCQPCSWTPLGTRSCYERGRRARRGVEVAAGARSTGDTRQPGNGTRAGGPEETAAQYAVIAIVPVFCLMGLLGILVCNLLKRKGYHCTAHKELGPGPGGGGSGINPAYRAEDANEDTIGVLVRLITEKKENAAALEELLKEYHSKQLVQTSHRPIPRLPPGPPSIPHVCPHRHHLHTVQGLASLSGPCCSRCSQKKWPEVLLSPEAAAATTPTPRLLPNPVRAPKAGAKAGRQGEITILSVGRFRVARIPEQRSSLAASEVKTITEAGPSGGDLPGSPQPGLPTEQQALLGNGGSHTKWLKPPAENKAEENRYVVRLNESNLVI; encoded by the exons ATGAACTCTGGATCTTCCAGCCACACCAAGAG CATCCCCGGGGACAGGAACCAGAGCCCTTGTTTGCAGAGGAGACCCCTGAAGCTCAGGGAgg CCTGCCCTGGGCTTCCTGCTTCTTACAGGTGCCACTCACTACCTTCTGCCGCAGGAGCTGGTACACAGGGCAATGTGCAA GCTGGTGACTCCTGGGGCCTGAGGATGAAGCAGAGCctgccacactggcctctgtCCTGCCTTTTCGTG CTGCTGCGCTGGCCTCTGGCCACTCCAACATCAGCGAACCCTTGGCGGTGCCCACCTGGGGAGGAGCCCAGCCTG GACCTGGGGCAGGGCACATTATGCAGGTCGTGTCCCCCCGGCACTTTCTCTGCTTCGTGGGGCCCTGGCCCGTGCCAGCCCCACTCTCGCTGCAGCCCTCgagggaggctggaggcccaggcAGGCACAGCGACTCAAGACACCCTATGTGGAGACTGCCAGCCTGG gtGGTTTGCCACTTCGGGGGTCCCCCGTGCCTCCTGTCAGCCGTGCTCCTGGACACCTCTGGGTACTCGCAGCTGTTATG AGCGGGGACGGCGGGCCCGACGTGGTGTGGAGGTGGCAGCAGGGGCCAGGAGCACTGGGGATACGCGGCAGCCTGGGAACGGCACGCGGGCAGGTGGCCCTGAGGAGACAGCTGCCCAGTATGCGGTTATTGCCATCGTGCCTGTCTTCTGCCTCATGGGGCTGCTGGGCATCCTGGTGTGCAACCTGCTCAAGCGGAAAGGCTACCACTGCACGGCCCACAAGGAGCTTGGGCCCGGCCCTGGAGGTGGAGGCAGCG GGATCAACCCCGCCTACCGGGCTGAGGATGCCAATGAGGACACCATTGGGGTCCTAGTACGCCTGATCACGGAGAAGAAAG AGAACGCTGCGGCCCTGGAGGAGCTGCTGAAGGAGTATCACAGCAAACAGCTGGTGCAGACCAGCCACAGGCCCATACCCAG GCTGCCGCCAGGTCCCCCCAGCATCCCACACGTCTGTCCGCATCGCCACCACCTCCACACCGTGCAGGGCCTGGCTTCACTGTCTGGCCCCTGCTGCTCCCGCTGTAGCCAGAAGAAGTGGCCCGAGGTGCTGCTGTCCCCTGAGGCTGCAGCTGCCACTACTCCCACTCCCAGACTCCTGCCCAACCCTGTCAGGGCTCCCAAGGCCGGGGCCAAGGCAGGACGCCAGGGCGAGATCACCATCCTGTCTGTGGGCAG GTTCCGAGTGGCCCGAATTCCTGAGCAACGGTCAAGTTTGGCAGCCTCTGAGGTGAAGACTATCACGGAGGCTGGGCCTTCAGGGGGTGATCTCCCTGGCTCCCCACAACCTGGCCTCCCCACTGAGCAGCAGGCACTGCTGGGAAATGGCGGAAGCCATACCAAATGGCTGAAGCCCCCAGCAGAGAACAAGGCTGAG GAGAATCGCTATGTGGTCCGGCTAAATGAGAGCAACCTGGTCATCTGA
- the RELT gene encoding tumor necrosis factor receptor superfamily member 19L isoform X4, protein MCNGRGRPVSSCFPAILASGGFGRSTGPRATGWETQGPASHPLLQAGDSWGLRMKQSLPHWPLSCLFVLLRWPLATPTSANPWRCPPGEEPSLDLGQGTLCRSCPPGTFSASWGPGPCQPHSRCSPRGRLEAQAGTATQDTLCGDCQPGWFATSGVPRASCQPCSWTPLGTRSCYERGRRARRGVEVAAGARSTGDTRQPGNGTRAGGPEETAAQYAVIAIVPVFCLMGLLGILVCNLLKRKGYHCTAHKELGPGPGGGGSGINPAYRAEDANEDTIGVLVRLITEKKENAAALEELLKEYHSKQLVQTSHRPIPRLPPGPPSIPHVCPHRHHLHTVQGLASLSGPCCSRCSQKKWPEVLLSPEAAAATTPTPRLLPNPVRAPKAGAKAGRQGEITILSVGRFRVARIPEQRSSLAASEVKTITEAGPSGGDLPGSPQPGLPTEQQALLGNGGSHTKWLKPPAENKAEENRYVVRLNESNLVI, encoded by the exons ATGTGCAA TGGCCGAGGAAGGCCTGTGTCCAGCTGTTTCCCGGCAATTCTAGCCTCTGGAGGCTTCGGGAGGTCCACAGGCCCTAGAGCCACCGGCTGGGAAACACAAGggcctgcctcccaccctctgctCCAG GCTGGTGACTCCTGGGGCCTGAGGATGAAGCAGAGCctgccacactggcctctgtCCTGCCTTTTCGTG CTGCTGCGCTGGCCTCTGGCCACTCCAACATCAGCGAACCCTTGGCGGTGCCCACCTGGGGAGGAGCCCAGCCTG GACCTGGGGCAGGGCACATTATGCAGGTCGTGTCCCCCCGGCACTTTCTCTGCTTCGTGGGGCCCTGGCCCGTGCCAGCCCCACTCTCGCTGCAGCCCTCgagggaggctggaggcccaggcAGGCACAGCGACTCAAGACACCCTATGTGGAGACTGCCAGCCTGG gtGGTTTGCCACTTCGGGGGTCCCCCGTGCCTCCTGTCAGCCGTGCTCCTGGACACCTCTGGGTACTCGCAGCTGTTATG AGCGGGGACGGCGGGCCCGACGTGGTGTGGAGGTGGCAGCAGGGGCCAGGAGCACTGGGGATACGCGGCAGCCTGGGAACGGCACGCGGGCAGGTGGCCCTGAGGAGACAGCTGCCCAGTATGCGGTTATTGCCATCGTGCCTGTCTTCTGCCTCATGGGGCTGCTGGGCATCCTGGTGTGCAACCTGCTCAAGCGGAAAGGCTACCACTGCACGGCCCACAAGGAGCTTGGGCCCGGCCCTGGAGGTGGAGGCAGCG GGATCAACCCCGCCTACCGGGCTGAGGATGCCAATGAGGACACCATTGGGGTCCTAGTACGCCTGATCACGGAGAAGAAAG AGAACGCTGCGGCCCTGGAGGAGCTGCTGAAGGAGTATCACAGCAAACAGCTGGTGCAGACCAGCCACAGGCCCATACCCAG GCTGCCGCCAGGTCCCCCCAGCATCCCACACGTCTGTCCGCATCGCCACCACCTCCACACCGTGCAGGGCCTGGCTTCACTGTCTGGCCCCTGCTGCTCCCGCTGTAGCCAGAAGAAGTGGCCCGAGGTGCTGCTGTCCCCTGAGGCTGCAGCTGCCACTACTCCCACTCCCAGACTCCTGCCCAACCCTGTCAGGGCTCCCAAGGCCGGGGCCAAGGCAGGACGCCAGGGCGAGATCACCATCCTGTCTGTGGGCAG GTTCCGAGTGGCCCGAATTCCTGAGCAACGGTCAAGTTTGGCAGCCTCTGAGGTGAAGACTATCACGGAGGCTGGGCCTTCAGGGGGTGATCTCCCTGGCTCCCCACAACCTGGCCTCCCCACTGAGCAGCAGGCACTGCTGGGAAATGGCGGAAGCCATACCAAATGGCTGAAGCCCCCAGCAGAGAACAAGGCTGAG GAGAATCGCTATGTGGTCCGGCTAAATGAGAGCAACCTGGTCATCTGA
- the RELT gene encoding tumor necrosis factor receptor superfamily member 19L isoform X2 has protein sequence MKQSLPHWPLSCLFVLLRWPLATPTSANPWRCPPGEEPSLDLGQGTLCRSCPPGTFSASWGPGPCQPHSRCSPRGRLEAQAGTATQDTLCGDCQPGWFATSGVPRASCQPCSWTPLGTRSCYERGRRARRGVEVAAGARSTGDTRQPGNGTRAGGPEETAAQYAVIAIVPVFCLMGLLGILVCNLLKRKGYHCTAHKELGPGPGGGGSGINPAYRAEDANEDTIGVLVRLITEKKENAAALEELLKEYHSKQLVQTSHRPIPRLPPGPPSIPHVCPHRHHLHTVQGLASLSGPCCSRCSQKKWPEVLLSPEAAAATTPTPRLLPNPVRAPKAGAKAGRQGEITILSVGRFRVARIPEQRSSLAASEVKTITEAGPSGGDLPGSPQPGLPTEQQALLGNGGSHTKWLKPPAENKAEENRYVVRLNESNLVI, from the exons ATGAAGCAGAGCctgccacactggcctctgtCCTGCCTTTTCGTG CTGCTGCGCTGGCCTCTGGCCACTCCAACATCAGCGAACCCTTGGCGGTGCCCACCTGGGGAGGAGCCCAGCCTG GACCTGGGGCAGGGCACATTATGCAGGTCGTGTCCCCCCGGCACTTTCTCTGCTTCGTGGGGCCCTGGCCCGTGCCAGCCCCACTCTCGCTGCAGCCCTCgagggaggctggaggcccaggcAGGCACAGCGACTCAAGACACCCTATGTGGAGACTGCCAGCCTGG gtGGTTTGCCACTTCGGGGGTCCCCCGTGCCTCCTGTCAGCCGTGCTCCTGGACACCTCTGGGTACTCGCAGCTGTTATG AGCGGGGACGGCGGGCCCGACGTGGTGTGGAGGTGGCAGCAGGGGCCAGGAGCACTGGGGATACGCGGCAGCCTGGGAACGGCACGCGGGCAGGTGGCCCTGAGGAGACAGCTGCCCAGTATGCGGTTATTGCCATCGTGCCTGTCTTCTGCCTCATGGGGCTGCTGGGCATCCTGGTGTGCAACCTGCTCAAGCGGAAAGGCTACCACTGCACGGCCCACAAGGAGCTTGGGCCCGGCCCTGGAGGTGGAGGCAGCG GGATCAACCCCGCCTACCGGGCTGAGGATGCCAATGAGGACACCATTGGGGTCCTAGTACGCCTGATCACGGAGAAGAAAG AGAACGCTGCGGCCCTGGAGGAGCTGCTGAAGGAGTATCACAGCAAACAGCTGGTGCAGACCAGCCACAGGCCCATACCCAG GCTGCCGCCAGGTCCCCCCAGCATCCCACACGTCTGTCCGCATCGCCACCACCTCCACACCGTGCAGGGCCTGGCTTCACTGTCTGGCCCCTGCTGCTCCCGCTGTAGCCAGAAGAAGTGGCCCGAGGTGCTGCTGTCCCCTGAGGCTGCAGCTGCCACTACTCCCACTCCCAGACTCCTGCCCAACCCTGTCAGGGCTCCCAAGGCCGGGGCCAAGGCAGGACGCCAGGGCGAGATCACCATCCTGTCTGTGGGCAG GTTCCGAGTGGCCCGAATTCCTGAGCAACGGTCAAGTTTGGCAGCCTCTGAGGTGAAGACTATCACGGAGGCTGGGCCTTCAGGGGGTGATCTCCCTGGCTCCCCACAACCTGGCCTCCCCACTGAGCAGCAGGCACTGCTGGGAAATGGCGGAAGCCATACCAAATGGCTGAAGCCCCCAGCAGAGAACAAGGCTGAG GAGAATCGCTATGTGGTCCGGCTAAATGAGAGCAACCTGGTCATCTGA